One segment of Pyxidicoccus xibeiensis DNA contains the following:
- a CDS encoding S41 family peptidase: MCLALLAVSGAAAQQAKPEEQERTRLQRLTALGELWGQVRYRHPWMLSRRIDWDAAFLSAVPKVEAARSPDEYAAAVQSMLDALEDPATKVKSARPPATLAPPTLRPVLGLEKDVVVLDLRNLTSPESSREFYSLGPKLREPFAKARAAVVDVRLRGFNPQEVWTVSSAADWLLPLFFDGELAVPGLRSTIHGGYKPQTGMDAPYTTAFTQEASTLVRGSPGKKPSRVVFLLDEHSLVSPRMLALRAAGRALFVGEGPVTDALAVDTQDVPLGEKLTATVRTSETVLPVGLDEQLPARADLKAPDAAFARALELARQKSRPKGSTASAPPEILWRPDNAYKESPYPSRELRLLAAVRLWNVVERFFPFTHLMEVNWSQQLPLLLKRFEAARDEKEYALEVAKAARELRDGHVGLSGPSTYDEFWTGAWVPFEAQDIEGKVVVTELFDAQLAQGFSVGDVIEKVDGQPIEERLRRLESIHQGSTAASTRFFHIYLALVGPPGTEATLTVRNEKGARDVKLTRFPAASRKEGPREPFKLLEDNISYVNLAQLEPGEVAEVMKKAQGTRAIVFDLRGYPRGAADVLAPYLNVKGAKTWTRAEVPIVAGSMLVNGRMTVKQDLPTAEVPVYRGRTVTLIDERAMSHAEHTGLMLEATCGTTFVGSPTAGANGNMTYTTLPGGIWMTFTGMEIRHADGGQLQRKGLTPHVAVQPTLAGLRAGRDEVLERALRLLAEPVKPASYQR; this comes from the coding sequence GTGTGTCTGGCCCTGCTCGCTGTCTCCGGGGCAGCGGCACAACAGGCGAAGCCGGAGGAGCAGGAGCGCACCCGGCTCCAGCGACTGACGGCGCTGGGGGAGCTCTGGGGGCAGGTGCGCTACCGCCACCCGTGGATGCTGTCACGGCGCATCGACTGGGACGCGGCGTTCCTGAGCGCGGTGCCGAAGGTGGAGGCCGCCAGGAGCCCCGACGAGTACGCGGCGGCCGTGCAGTCGATGCTCGACGCGCTCGAGGACCCCGCCACGAAGGTGAAGAGCGCGCGGCCGCCCGCCACGCTGGCTCCGCCGACGCTCCGGCCGGTGCTGGGCCTGGAGAAGGACGTGGTGGTGCTGGACCTGCGCAACCTCACGTCCCCCGAGAGCTCCCGGGAGTTCTATAGCCTGGGCCCCAAGCTCCGCGAGCCCTTCGCCAAGGCGCGAGCCGCGGTCGTGGACGTGCGGCTGCGTGGCTTCAACCCGCAGGAGGTGTGGACCGTCTCCAGCGCGGCGGATTGGCTCCTGCCCCTGTTCTTCGACGGAGAGCTGGCCGTTCCGGGGCTGAGGTCCACGATTCATGGGGGCTACAAGCCGCAGACCGGCATGGATGCCCCCTACACCACGGCCTTCACGCAGGAGGCGAGCACCCTCGTGCGAGGTTCTCCCGGGAAGAAGCCCTCGCGGGTCGTCTTCCTGCTGGACGAGCACAGCCTGGTCTCTCCGAGGATGCTGGCGCTGCGCGCCGCCGGCCGCGCGCTGTTCGTGGGCGAGGGGCCCGTGACGGACGCGCTCGCCGTGGACACCCAGGACGTGCCGCTGGGCGAGAAGCTCACCGCCACCGTCCGGACGAGCGAGACGGTGCTGCCCGTGGGCCTCGATGAGCAGCTCCCTGCGCGAGCCGACCTGAAGGCCCCCGACGCGGCCTTCGCCCGGGCGCTGGAGCTGGCCAGGCAGAAGTCCAGGCCCAAGGGCTCCACTGCCTCCGCCCCGCCCGAAATCCTGTGGCGTCCGGACAACGCATACAAGGAGTCCCCGTACCCCTCGCGTGAGCTGCGCCTGCTGGCGGCCGTGCGGCTGTGGAACGTCGTGGAGCGCTTCTTCCCCTTCACCCACCTGATGGAGGTGAACTGGAGCCAGCAGCTCCCCCTGTTGCTGAAGCGCTTCGAAGCCGCCAGGGACGAGAAGGAGTATGCGCTCGAGGTCGCGAAGGCCGCCAGGGAGCTGCGCGACGGTCATGTCGGCCTCAGCGGTCCCTCCACGTACGACGAGTTCTGGACTGGAGCCTGGGTTCCCTTCGAGGCGCAAGACATCGAGGGGAAGGTGGTCGTCACCGAGCTCTTCGACGCGCAGCTCGCGCAGGGGTTCTCCGTGGGGGATGTCATCGAGAAGGTGGACGGCCAGCCCATCGAGGAGCGGCTCCGGCGCCTCGAGTCCATCCACCAGGGCTCCACCGCGGCGTCGACGCGCTTCTTCCACATCTACCTGGCGCTCGTGGGTCCCCCGGGCACCGAGGCGACCCTCACGGTGCGCAACGAGAAGGGCGCGCGCGACGTGAAGCTGACGCGGTTCCCCGCGGCGTCCCGGAAGGAAGGCCCTCGCGAGCCCTTCAAGCTGCTGGAGGACAACATCAGCTACGTGAACCTCGCGCAGCTCGAGCCCGGTGAGGTGGCGGAGGTCATGAAGAAGGCCCAGGGGACCCGGGCCATCGTGTTCGACCTGCGGGGCTACCCGCGGGGAGCGGCAGACGTGCTGGCGCCGTACCTCAACGTGAAGGGCGCGAAGACCTGGACCCGCGCCGAGGTCCCCATCGTCGCGGGCTCGATGCTGGTGAATGGCCGCATGACGGTGAAGCAGGACCTGCCCACCGCGGAGGTGCCGGTGTACCGCGGCCGCACCGTGACGCTCATCGATGAGCGTGCCATGAGCCATGCCGAGCACACGGGGTTGATGCTGGAGGCCACCTGCGGGACGACCTTCGTTGGCAGTCCCACCGCCGGGGCGAATGGCAACATGACGTACACCACGCTGCCCGGCGGCATCTGGATGACCTTCACGGGGATGGAAATCCGTCACGCGGATGGGGGCCAGCTCCAGCGCAAGGGGCTCACGCCCCATGTGGCCGTGCAGCCGACGCTCGCGGGCCTGCGCGCGGGCAGGGACGAGGTGCTGGAGCGCGCGCTGCGGCTCCTCGCGGAGCCGGTGAAGCCCGCCTCTTATCAGCGGTAG
- a CDS encoding HEAT repeat domain-containing protein, protein MSAPARPSSVPPTAEYLPETNQWGDGPRFEGKRHGRWRFWRKDGSLQEESDYQQDVEQGRSVRYHPDGSRSVEQRVEGGRAVELTLYLTDKPTDEPQPALPPAIRKVHVLFEDGWQKFIQFLGEADQPLTAAGAPAPARPAGVPEGTYLTDAADAWKTGLFDNRGYFKGLHRFWTLSGELMVVRYHSEKRGTVGSRSPYVKPNGNPLVHAAAEGDTPALEELLALGFGHEPGAALHAGLEGLPELAKRLVTLPAGLPFRPLEEKARPKALPSEAVWVPGMERWIVGRVDPEHGPVGTWKVWKLYRVDESGELRGRVQEVEFQGGLRRYQCESVLPEQLGRKEEEDWFDETGRCVRSRAYDQPEGFSELVRLPSGESIRRWAKLPDLPLREERLDAREERVSVRSFDGEGRLRTEVLSAEGRGRVFDVHGAVVAEGSVEGEQLTGRWTLHLAGAERQELDVDGLALSATADVGTLLPLILQMQRSPVPPFLRQALDMEWGGLESYFNLDSKQVPSLLRIIALDHPAAVEHGLDALRENLYHQGTVSELAGPVLPWLCAITATFENEAALERMLPFLVDVGTRGYKLDAANRLKKAFRQRKGDQPSQATEALEKAGRAPVYGPFLLALVDSVEAWVRLSGHANPEVSKAATWLLGLTDHPRAASALCMLLEGPASSALHQTAARVLSLHPATDATRAALERTLGSEDAHVRGEAAMSWLRLHLPDRDRAVAVLLEQVQAQSTEAVVVLTLLPATERMRYLGSLLQVLSRADLSSVYGVARAALATAFPKGVGEALSEPQREVLQTLVGNTAFWRLDVNAAEVLSEVGLPTRLTQVEALLRGVRDGGEGNGSGYHSAASGLDGPSVASFREEEGT, encoded by the coding sequence ATGAGTGCCCCCGCCCGCCCATCGAGTGTCCCGCCCACCGCCGAGTACCTCCCCGAAACGAACCAGTGGGGTGACGGCCCCCGCTTCGAAGGGAAGCGCCATGGCCGCTGGCGCTTCTGGCGGAAGGACGGCTCACTCCAGGAAGAGAGCGACTACCAGCAGGACGTCGAGCAAGGGCGCTCGGTGCGGTACCACCCTGATGGCTCGCGCTCCGTGGAGCAACGGGTCGAAGGTGGACGGGCTGTCGAGCTCACCCTGTACCTCACCGACAAGCCCACCGACGAGCCCCAGCCCGCGCTGCCACCCGCCATCCGCAAGGTGCATGTGCTGTTCGAGGACGGCTGGCAGAAGTTCATCCAGTTCCTCGGCGAGGCGGACCAGCCCCTGACCGCGGCAGGTGCGCCGGCGCCAGCGAGGCCCGCCGGCGTCCCGGAGGGCACCTACCTCACCGACGCAGCGGACGCGTGGAAGACGGGCCTCTTCGACAACCGGGGGTACTTCAAGGGACTGCACCGGTTCTGGACGCTGAGCGGCGAGCTCATGGTGGTGCGCTACCACTCCGAGAAGCGGGGGACCGTGGGCAGCAGGAGCCCGTACGTCAAGCCGAACGGCAACCCGCTGGTCCACGCCGCCGCCGAAGGGGATACCCCGGCCCTCGAGGAGCTGCTGGCGCTGGGCTTCGGGCATGAGCCCGGCGCCGCGCTGCATGCCGGGCTCGAAGGCCTGCCGGAGCTGGCGAAGCGGCTCGTCACGCTCCCGGCCGGTCTGCCGTTCCGACCGCTGGAAGAGAAAGCGCGACCCAAGGCACTTCCCTCCGAGGCCGTCTGGGTCCCGGGGATGGAGCGATGGATTGTCGGCAGGGTGGACCCGGAGCACGGGCCGGTGGGGACCTGGAAGGTGTGGAAGCTCTACCGCGTCGACGAGAGTGGCGAGCTGAGAGGCCGCGTCCAGGAGGTCGAGTTCCAGGGCGGCCTCCGACGCTATCAGTGCGAGTCCGTGCTCCCGGAGCAGCTCGGCAGGAAGGAGGAGGAGGACTGGTTCGACGAGACGGGTCGCTGCGTCCGGAGCCGGGCCTATGACCAGCCGGAGGGCTTCAGCGAGCTGGTGCGGCTCCCCTCGGGCGAGTCCATCCGGCGATGGGCGAAGCTCCCGGACCTCCCCTTGCGCGAGGAGCGCCTGGATGCGCGGGAGGAGCGCGTCAGCGTCCGAAGCTTCGACGGCGAGGGCCGGCTGCGGACGGAGGTGCTGTCAGCCGAGGGGCGCGGACGCGTCTTCGACGTGCACGGCGCCGTGGTGGCCGAGGGCAGCGTCGAGGGCGAGCAGCTCACCGGACGCTGGACGCTGCACCTGGCGGGCGCGGAAAGACAGGAGCTCGACGTCGATGGACTCGCGCTCTCCGCGACGGCGGACGTCGGGACGTTGCTGCCGCTCATCCTCCAGATGCAGAGAAGCCCCGTCCCGCCATTCCTGAGGCAGGCGCTGGACATGGAGTGGGGAGGCCTCGAGAGCTACTTCAACCTCGACTCGAAGCAGGTCCCCTCCCTGTTGCGCATCATCGCCCTCGACCACCCGGCGGCCGTCGAGCACGGCCTCGATGCGCTGCGCGAGAACCTGTACCACCAGGGCACGGTCTCGGAGCTCGCCGGGCCGGTGCTCCCCTGGCTGTGCGCCATCACCGCGACCTTCGAGAACGAGGCCGCGCTCGAGCGGATGCTCCCGTTCCTCGTGGACGTCGGCACGCGTGGCTACAAGCTCGATGCCGCCAACAGGCTGAAGAAGGCGTTCCGCCAGCGAAAGGGAGACCAGCCGTCGCAGGCCACCGAGGCCCTGGAGAAGGCGGGCCGCGCGCCCGTCTACGGCCCCTTCCTGCTCGCGCTGGTCGACAGCGTGGAGGCCTGGGTCCGGCTGTCGGGACATGCGAACCCCGAGGTGAGCAAAGCGGCGACCTGGCTCCTCGGCCTCACGGACCACCCGCGTGCCGCCAGCGCGCTGTGCATGCTGCTCGAAGGCCCGGCGAGCTCCGCGCTGCACCAGACCGCCGCCCGGGTGCTGTCGCTCCACCCGGCCACCGACGCCACCCGTGCGGCGCTCGAACGCACGCTGGGCTCGGAGGACGCGCACGTCCGGGGCGAGGCCGCCATGAGCTGGCTTCGACTCCACCTGCCGGACAGGGACAGGGCGGTAGCGGTGCTGCTGGAGCAGGTGCAAGCGCAGAGCACGGAGGCCGTGGTGGTGCTCACGCTGCTTCCCGCCACGGAGCGGATGCGGTACCTGGGCTCGCTCCTCCAGGTCCTGTCCCGGGCGGACCTGAGCTCGGTCTACGGAGTCGCCCGCGCGGCGCTCGCCACCGCGTTCCCGAAAGGCGTCGGCGAGGCGCTCTCCGAGCCCCAGCGCGAGGTGCTTCAGACGCTCGTGGGGAACACGGCCTTCTGGAGGCTCGACGTCAACGCCGCCGAGGTGCTCAGCGAGGTGGGACTTCCGACGCGGCTCACACAGGTGGAAGCGCTCCTCCGAGGCGTGCGGGATGGCGGAGAGGGCAATGGCAGCGGGTACCACTCCGCCGCCAGCGGGCTCGACGGGCCGAGCGTTGCCTCCTTCCGCGAGGAAGAAGGCACGTAG
- a CDS encoding TetR/AcrR family transcriptional regulator, with the protein MARRSSKTEPERKTRDAYHHGQLRTALLQAALETITEHGVDAVKMNELARRTGVSVAAPFRHFPNRQALLVALAEDAAQRLQARMEAAARAQEEPVEAHRARGVAYVRFAVEEPAYFAVLSRADVIADSPVLQRMSAMNLEAMDVILGKRRGGEATPTLVRRTAGVLAAQALTFGLARMIVEGLLGDITPEQAERLAYEVTGVLGEGL; encoded by the coding sequence GTGGCGCGCAGGAGCAGCAAGACGGAGCCGGAGCGCAAGACGCGGGACGCCTACCACCACGGGCAGCTGCGGACGGCGCTCCTGCAGGCGGCGCTGGAGACCATCACCGAGCACGGCGTGGACGCCGTGAAGATGAACGAGCTCGCCCGCCGCACGGGGGTCTCGGTGGCGGCTCCCTTCCGGCACTTTCCGAACCGTCAGGCCCTGCTCGTCGCGCTGGCGGAAGACGCCGCGCAGCGGCTTCAGGCACGGATGGAGGCAGCTGCCCGCGCCCAGGAGGAGCCGGTCGAGGCCCACCGCGCGCGTGGGGTGGCCTACGTCCGGTTCGCGGTGGAGGAGCCCGCCTACTTCGCCGTGCTCAGCCGGGCCGACGTGATTGCCGACTCCCCCGTCCTGCAGCGGATGTCGGCGATGAACCTCGAGGCGATGGACGTGATTCTCGGAAAACGGCGGGGCGGAGAGGCGACTCCCACGCTCGTGCGCCGCACCGCGGGCGTCCTCGCGGCCCAGGCACTCACCTTCGGTCTGGCCCGCATGATTGTCGAGGGACTGCTCGGCGACATCACCCCTGAGCAGGCGGAGCGTCTGGCCTACGAGGTCACCGGGGTTCTCGGGGAAGGGCTGTAG
- a CDS encoding SDR family NAD(P)-dependent oxidoreductase, protein MKLVSSSAIVTGAGQGIGLGIAGRLMRDGANVLLFGRTKEKVEAAATELNRAMEGRTRAVALAGDVTRAEDVARAVEVATREFGLPGILVNNAGTATLRPVLDLPEAEFDQVLDINLKGPFLFTQAVAKALVAAKQPGSIVNISSLNQTAVTDGLAHYCASKAGLANFSKVAASELGRYGIRVNVVAPGAIRTPLAEMAGLMEGPMYREFLARTPLGKACGEPEDVAKVVSFLCSDLASWMTGETLAVDGGNHIRGLHSYADALGITKPAQG, encoded by the coding sequence ATGAAGCTGGTATCGAGCAGTGCCATCGTGACGGGAGCGGGCCAGGGCATCGGGCTGGGAATCGCCGGGCGCCTCATGCGGGACGGAGCCAATGTCCTGCTCTTCGGACGGACGAAGGAGAAGGTGGAGGCGGCCGCCACGGAGCTCAACCGGGCGATGGAGGGGCGCACGCGCGCCGTGGCCCTCGCGGGCGATGTCACCCGCGCGGAGGACGTGGCGCGAGCCGTCGAGGTGGCTACGCGTGAATTCGGTCTGCCGGGCATCCTGGTCAACAACGCCGGGACGGCCACCCTCCGCCCGGTGCTGGACCTGCCGGAGGCGGAGTTCGACCAGGTGCTGGACATCAACCTCAAGGGCCCCTTCCTGTTCACCCAGGCAGTCGCCAAGGCGCTCGTCGCCGCGAAGCAGCCGGGCTCCATCGTCAACATCTCCTCGCTGAACCAGACGGCCGTGACGGACGGGCTCGCCCACTACTGCGCCTCCAAGGCGGGGCTCGCGAACTTCTCGAAGGTGGCGGCCTCGGAGCTGGGGCGCTACGGCATCCGCGTGAATGTCGTGGCCCCGGGCGCCATCCGCACCCCGCTGGCCGAGATGGCCGGCCTCATGGAGGGCCCCATGTACCGGGAGTTCCTCGCCCGCACGCCGCTGGGCAAGGCCTGCGGCGAGCCGGAGGACGTGGCCAAGGTGGTGTCGTTCCTCTGCAGCGACCTCGCGTCGTGGATGACCGGAGAGACGCTCGCCGTCGACGGTGGCAACCACATCCGCGGGCTGCATAGCTACGCGGACGCGCTGGGCATCACCAAGCCCGCCCAGGGCTGA
- a CDS encoding TIGR02996 domain-containing protein produces MSQKEASEELLSRVYSHPDDDSARLVLADLLLEQDDPLGEFIMLQCASQPDEARVRALLQQHGLTWQAPLGPLIHPGATRFERGFPVSVRMSFFQQPRPAPGPAWGTVREISLRGSLTPLAADWLASPHLHAVTRMHGMHAAIARRLGAYPLPVRRLEVEGRAYRESHPDTFLALSALPHLTWVDVPDAAPGDVSQCATSPMARRLERFTASSSEDWFLAATPSEEVTVSVTLLREEGVGELEAAIRAAVGFGTRALRLVSRPRLEGASLRLLKEAAAAYARTEWV; encoded by the coding sequence ATGAGTCAGAAGGAGGCGTCAGAGGAACTGCTGTCGCGCGTGTACTCCCATCCGGATGACGACAGCGCGCGCCTGGTGCTGGCGGACCTCCTGCTGGAGCAGGACGACCCGCTGGGGGAGTTCATCATGCTCCAGTGCGCGTCCCAGCCCGACGAGGCCCGGGTCCGCGCGCTGCTGCAGCAACATGGTCTGACGTGGCAGGCGCCGCTCGGGCCGCTCATCCACCCCGGGGCCACCCGCTTCGAGCGGGGCTTCCCGGTCTCGGTCCGGATGAGCTTCTTCCAGCAGCCGCGACCTGCGCCCGGGCCGGCCTGGGGCACGGTCCGGGAAATCAGCCTGCGCGGGTCGCTGACTCCCCTGGCCGCGGACTGGCTCGCGAGCCCGCACCTGCATGCCGTGACACGGATGCATGGGATGCATGCCGCCATCGCCCGGCGGCTGGGGGCGTACCCGCTCCCGGTGCGGAGGCTGGAGGTGGAAGGCAGGGCCTATCGCGAGAGCCATCCGGATACGTTCCTGGCGCTGTCCGCGCTGCCACACCTGACCTGGGTGGACGTTCCCGACGCGGCCCCTGGCGACGTGAGCCAGTGCGCCACCTCGCCCATGGCCCGACGCCTGGAGCGCTTCACGGCTTCGTCGAGCGAAGACTGGTTCCTGGCGGCGACGCCCTCGGAGGAGGTGACGGTGTCGGTGACGCTGTTGCGTGAGGAGGGCGTCGGCGAGCTCGAGGCGGCCATCCGTGCCGCGGTGGGCTTCGGCACCCGGGCCCTGCGCCTGGTGTCCCGGCCCCGGCTCGAAGGGGCGAGCCTGCGGCTCCTGAAAGAAGCAGCCGCCGCCTACGCACGCACCGAGTGGGTTTGA
- a CDS encoding ankyrin repeat domain-containing protein: MSDALFKAIGNDDADAIRAALANGASLEARTRQGLSPLAWACLRSEPIAVRALLDAGAPVNVEAAPGQSLLGFAIFNSWKHKSVATLELLLDAGADVNGVEDGGLTPLHQAALLGPYPEDSVRSARLLLKRGAVVDARDENGQTPLHIAVGTIAEETVDALLAAGADPNARDEEGGTPLTIAIQVFRAMTDGGMDPDEAALVQVHHVPRLLAAGADPHAADANGARPLHHALRHKGYPEDVISALLKAGADPSLPISINGKPMLPLTMAYLKDFSTAVLLELIDHGADPDAPIAQQPAGESLFEVARRKKPELALAIEQHRASKK, translated from the coding sequence ATGAGCGACGCCCTCTTCAAAGCCATCGGCAACGACGACGCCGACGCCATCCGCGCAGCCCTCGCGAACGGGGCATCCTTGGAGGCCCGCACCCGCCAGGGCCTGAGCCCCCTGGCGTGGGCCTGCCTGCGCTCCGAGCCCATCGCCGTGCGAGCCCTGCTGGACGCGGGCGCTCCGGTGAATGTGGAGGCGGCGCCCGGCCAGTCCCTGCTCGGCTTCGCCATCTTCAACAGCTGGAAGCACAAGAGTGTCGCCACCCTCGAGCTGCTGCTGGACGCGGGCGCCGACGTGAATGGGGTGGAGGACGGCGGGCTCACGCCGCTGCACCAGGCCGCGCTCCTGGGTCCCTACCCGGAGGACTCGGTGCGCAGCGCCCGCCTGCTCCTGAAGCGGGGCGCGGTGGTGGATGCGCGCGACGAGAATGGACAGACGCCGCTCCACATCGCGGTGGGAACCATCGCCGAGGAGACGGTCGACGCACTGCTCGCGGCCGGCGCCGACCCGAACGCCAGGGACGAGGAGGGTGGCACGCCGCTCACCATCGCCATCCAGGTCTTCAGGGCCATGACGGACGGCGGCATGGACCCGGACGAGGCCGCGCTGGTGCAGGTCCACCACGTGCCACGGCTGCTGGCCGCAGGCGCGGACCCCCATGCCGCCGACGCCAACGGCGCCCGGCCCCTGCACCATGCCCTCCGCCATAAGGGGTATCCCGAGGACGTCATCTCCGCCTTGCTGAAGGCCGGCGCGGACCCGAGCCTGCCCATCTCCATCAACGGCAAGCCGATGCTCCCCCTCACGATGGCCTACCTGAAGGACTTCTCGACCGCTGTCCTCCTGGAGCTCATCGACCACGGCGCGGACCCGGACGCGCCCATCGCCCAGCAGCCGGCGGGTGAGTCCCTCTTCGAGGTCGCCCGGCGCAAGAAGCCCGAGCTGGCGCTCGCCATCGAGCAGCACCGCGCCTCGAAGAAGTAG
- a CDS encoding HEAT repeat domain-containing protein, with translation MGPETLLNELRSSELFTPGFPKRAHYTRTQWALLPEEVRQAAHEPERLALARVKNVQALAGAVRELGKARYEPAVPVLAELWAHCALPLVRTAAGEALRAIGGPEARAALEAWLEDADRMSVILAIWAIFDADASAAYERFAPYFERESLRLPGGAIVPGYVLRTFSPSARRPDGTGNLKPEWSEPRAPAWFREDRRWVMLCNRLRRDARFKHTATSALEHADPELVDLVLGDSAYQPPSAPPRTHAEGDLLARYLRGEHEEVWRILREPEAIAGDFREEALAVARETMRRVARAVDVLSARLSERGWRVWLAGGAPRTPPAAGDAALLATLVTLTKAPLPPSLQAFWEVVGGINFIWDDEHGDEAPDLGTGLAMNHMDPLAMPAAGELPDIIDEWGLPRDEADSDDDEPIRVCLSGDELMKAGISGSTYGIELPFAGADPMVLGYMYDLNFVDYLRHCIEWAGFPGLAIEAEPRIDAFVSELTRDLEPF, from the coding sequence ATGGGACCCGAGACCCTCCTCAACGAGCTGCGGAGCTCCGAGCTGTTCACGCCCGGATTCCCGAAGCGGGCCCACTACACACGCACGCAGTGGGCCCTGCTTCCCGAGGAGGTCCGACAGGCGGCACATGAGCCGGAGCGGCTCGCGCTCGCTCGCGTCAAGAATGTCCAGGCCCTCGCCGGAGCCGTCCGCGAGCTCGGGAAGGCGCGCTACGAACCCGCCGTGCCGGTGCTCGCGGAGCTGTGGGCCCACTGCGCGCTGCCTCTCGTCCGCACGGCGGCGGGTGAGGCGCTCCGCGCCATCGGAGGTCCCGAGGCAAGAGCCGCGCTCGAAGCCTGGCTCGAGGATGCCGACCGGATGTCCGTCATCCTGGCCATATGGGCCATCTTCGACGCCGATGCCTCGGCCGCCTACGAGCGCTTCGCTCCGTATTTCGAGCGGGAGTCGCTCCGGCTACCGGGAGGCGCCATCGTCCCAGGGTACGTCCTCAGGACGTTCTCGCCGAGCGCGCGCCGCCCCGACGGGACTGGCAACCTGAAGCCGGAGTGGAGCGAGCCGCGAGCCCCCGCCTGGTTCAGGGAGGACCGTCGCTGGGTGATGCTCTGCAACCGGCTTCGACGCGACGCGCGCTTCAAGCACACGGCGACCAGCGCCCTCGAACACGCCGACCCCGAGCTGGTGGACCTCGTGCTCGGGGACTCGGCCTACCAGCCGCCTTCCGCCCCCCCACGCACCCACGCGGAAGGCGATCTGCTGGCCCGCTATCTGCGCGGCGAGCATGAGGAGGTGTGGCGCATCTTGAGGGAGCCCGAGGCCATCGCAGGCGACTTCCGCGAGGAGGCACTTGCCGTGGCGAGGGAGACGATGCGGCGTGTGGCGCGTGCCGTGGACGTGCTTTCAGCTCGCCTCTCCGAGCGCGGCTGGAGGGTCTGGCTGGCGGGGGGTGCCCCTCGGACGCCACCCGCCGCGGGCGACGCGGCGCTCCTCGCGACCCTCGTCACCCTCACGAAGGCCCCCCTGCCCCCCAGCCTCCAGGCCTTCTGGGAAGTGGTGGGCGGAATCAATTTCATCTGGGACGACGAGCACGGCGACGAGGCCCCGGACCTCGGCACCGGTCTCGCAATGAATCACATGGACCCCCTGGCGATGCCTGCCGCGGGAGAGCTGCCGGACATCATCGACGAGTGGGGGCTCCCCCGCGATGAAGCCGATTCAGACGACGACGAGCCCATCCGGGTCTGCCTCTCGGGCGATGAGTTGATGAAGGCGGGAATCAGCGGCAGTACGTATGGCATCGAGCTGCCCTTCGCGGGGGCGGACCCGATGGTCCTGGGGTATATGTACGACCTGAACTTCGTGGACTATCTCCGACATTGCATTGAGTGGGCGGGCTTCCCGGGCCTCGCTATCGAGGCCGAGCCCCGGATCGACGCGTTCGTGAGCGAGCTGACCCGGGACCTCGAGCCTTTCTGA